Proteins encoded by one window of Procambarus clarkii isolate CNS0578487 chromosome 92, FALCON_Pclarkii_2.0, whole genome shotgun sequence:
- the LOC138359648 gene encoding acidic proline-rich protein HP43A-like, with the protein MSLLAEALLAETLLAEALLAEALLAEALLAKLAPQTQQESTQEPTQQELTQQTQQESTQQESTQKESTPQESTQQESTPQEPTPQEPTPQESTPQESTPQESTPQESTPQESTPQESTQQESTPQEPTQQDSTPEEPTQQESTPQESTPQESTQQESTPQESTQQESTQQKQ; encoded by the exons ATGTCCCTTCTGGCCGAGGCACTCCTGGCCGAGACACTACTGGCCGAGGCACTACTGGCCGAGGCACTCCTGGCCGAGGCACTACTGGCCAAGCTGGCCCCCCAA ACACAGCAGGAGTCGACACAGGAGCCGACACAGCAGGAATTAACACAACAGACACAGCAGGAGTCGACACAGCAGGAGTCGACTCAGAAGGAGTCGACACCGCAGGAGTCGACACAGCAGGAGTCGACACCGCAGGAGCCGACACCGCAGGAGCCGACACCGCAGGAGTCGACACCGCAGGAGTCGACACCGCAGGAGTCGACACCGCAGGAGTCGACACCGCAGGAGTCGACACCGCAGGAGTCGACACAGCAGGAGTCGACACCGCAGGAGCCGACACAGCAGGATTCGACACCGGAGGAGCCGACACAACAGGAGTCGACACCGCAGGAGTCGACACCGCAGGAGTCGACACAGCAGGAGTCGACACCGCAGGAGTCGACACAGCAGGAGTCGACACAGCAGAAGCAGTAG